One Triticum dicoccoides isolate Atlit2015 ecotype Zavitan chromosome 4B, WEW_v2.0, whole genome shotgun sequence genomic window carries:
- the LOC119296366 gene encoding uncharacterized protein LOC119296366, with product MAPAPAPIRDLLTSFSHSSDFLALSSGDGRIKVWDAVRGHLQTEFADIPSVEVGALRETKRGHLALDYTCMKWVQLSTKKKRKAGSSLLVLGTGSGDVLALDVAAGHWKWRISDCHPGGVTAVAYSRHGRSVYTAGADGMVCKIDASDGSVAGKFKSSSKAISALAVSSDGTVLATAAGQLRTFDASDNKKIQKFSGHPVSVRNMIFSNNGKYVLSSGVGERYVAIWELGSGKSQSSSCILSMEHPAIFVDCMCSGTNATEGEIDVLAISEVGICYFWSGNNMDDLRNKKPTRIALSESSLSRTNQDFTIFAAKLQGIDGPNSAHVLLAYGSVVKPSFDKLLVCYGKDVNLGVSEDGVLLPTVQPTMHQKGQSAKTKVTITALDRANAEDAILPLPKLHTQEKKRKHGVTKPSGVKLAIDSDLGTTSRLTEKRVPVQRIENDSICIEDLMRKYGVIDQSLVGHPDMATKILSDLFSSSGITIDANLPSKKIRAHLRSLKPGDACKLLENLVCAWRSRSGSAELVLRWIYCLLVIHGRFIPSEKSRKLISDLEKMCAERYTATEDLLKLSGRLRLIMAQVDKDVKDVSAKAAVQSDEEEEDEIDEMVYGEDVDLSENSDDDAE from the exons ATGGCGCCGGCCCCCGCGCCGATTCGCGACCTCCTCACCTCCTTCAGCCACTCGTCCGACTTCCTCGCCCTCTCGTCGGGCGACGGCCGCATCAAG GTATGGGACGCCGTGCGCGGGCACTTGCAGACGGAGTTCGCCGACATCCCCTCGGTGGAGGTCGGGGCGCTCCGCGAGACGAAGCGCGGCCACCTCGCCCTCGACTACACCTGCATGAAGTGGGTACAACTCTCCACCAAG aagaagaggaaggctgggAGCTCGCTGCTCGTGCTTGGGACGGGCAGTGGAGATGTCCTTGCACTCGACGTTGCTGCGGGCCATTGGAAGTGGAGGATCAGCGATTGTCATCCTGG AGGTGTGACAGCAGTGGCATACTCGAGGCATGGGCGGAGTGTGTACACAGCAGGTGCTGATGGCATGGTCTGTAAGATTGATGCCTCAGATGGATCTGTTGCAGGGAAATTTAAATCTTCCTCCAAGGCAATATCTGCGTTGGCAGTTTCATCAG ATGGAACAGTTTTGGCAACAGCAGCTGGTCAGTTGAGGACCTTTGACGCTTCTGacaacaaaaaaattcaaaaattctcTGGGCATCCG GTGTCTGTGAGAAACATGATTTTTAGTAACAATGGCAAATATGTTCTGTCATCTGGAGTTGGGGAACGCTATGTTGCCATTTGGGAGTTGGGCAGTGGTAAAAGTCAGAGTTCAAGCTGTATACTCTCTATGGAACACCCAGCAATCTTTGTGGACTGCATGTGTTCAGGTACTAATGCTACTGAAGGAGAAATAGATGTGTTGGCTATATCTGAGGTTGGTATCTGCTATTTCTGGTCTGGGAATAACATGGATGACTTGCGCAATAAGAAGCCTACTAGGATTGCCTTGTCCGAGTCCTCCCTTTCAAGAACGAATCAGGATTTCACGATATTTGCCGCAAAACTTCAAGGAATAGATGGACCTAATTCGGCTCATGTCCTTCTGGCATATGGATCCGTGGTGAAACCATCTTTTGATAAGCTGCTGGTTTGTTATGGTAAGGATGTTAATTTGGGTGTATCTGAAGATGGAGTTCTCTTACCTACAGTTCAACCCACCATGCACCAGAAAGGTCAATCTGCTAAAACAAAAG TAACTATCACTGCTCTAGACCGCGCAAATGCAGAAGATGCCATTCTTCCTCTTCCGAAGCTTCATAcacaagaaaaaaaaaggaaacatGGTGTAACAAAACCGAGTGGCGTCAAACTTGCGATTGATAGTGACCTTGGTACCACTTCAAGGTTGACCGAGAAAAGAG TTCCGGTGCAAAGAATTGAAAACGACAGCATATGCATTGAAGATCTGATGAGGAAATATGGCGTCATTGATCAAAGTCTCGTCGGCCATCCTGACATGGCCACTAAAATCTTATCAGATCTGTTTAGTAGCAGTGGCATAACAATTGACGCTAATTTACCCAGCAAGAAG ATTCGAGCACATCTAAGATCTTTAAAGCCTGGAGATGCTTGCAAGCTTCTAGAGAATTTAGTATGTGCATGGAGATCAAG ATCTGGTAGCGCTGAGCTTGTTTTGCGTTGGATATACTGCTTACTAGTAATTCATGGTCGTTTTATCCCCTCGGAGAAATCAAGAAAACTAATTAGCGACCTGGAGAAG ATGTGTGCAGAAAGATACACAGCAACTGAAGATTTACTGAAGCTTTCTGGTCGTCTTCGGCTGATAATGGCACAG GTTGACAAGGATGTGAAAGATGTGTCGGCGAAGGCCGCAGTCCAatctgatgaagaggaagaagatgaaattGATGAAATGGTGTATGGTGAAGACGTGGATTTGTCTGAAAATAGTGACGATGATGCCGAGTAG
- the LOC119293684 gene encoding pectinesterase-like — MSKGAIIGASTVLVVAVVAAVCVVSSREAKNEEDSTELTASVKSIKSFCQPVDYKAACEQTLGETAGNATTTTELAKAIFKATSERIEKAVEESSLLNELKHDPRTSGALKNCKEMLHYAIDDLKTTFDQLGGFEMTNFKHAMDDLKTWLTSALTYQETCLDGFANTTTDASAKMRKALNVSQELTENILSIVDEFGDTIANLDLSIFSRRLLGHDGAPRWMSDSKRRLLEVSPSEPDFKPDMTVAADGSGDYKTITEALAKVPLKSEDTYVMHVKEGTYKEYVSVARNVTNLVMIGDGAGKTVITGDKNFMMNITTKDTATMEAIGNGFFMRGITVENTAGAKNHQAVALRVQSDQSVFYECQFDGYQDTLYTHTSRQYYRDCTVSGTIDFIFGNAQVVFQNCILQVRKCMENQQNIITAQGRKERHSAGGIVIHNCTIEPHAEFKDHMGRLRTFLGRPWKEHSRTLYIQSEIGDLIDPQGWLPWLGDFALSTCYYAEVDNRGPGADMSNRVTWKGVKHVTYRQAEEKYTVERFIQGKLWISKYGVPFIPGLLPQEQAGHTDDTERS, encoded by the coding sequence ATGAGCAAAGGCGCCATAATCGGCGCGTCGACCGTCCTGGTGGTGGCGGTCGTCGCTGCCGTCTGCGTCGTGTCCTCAAGAGAAGCTAAGAATGAGGAGGACAGCACCGAGCTTACGGCGTCGGTGAAGTCGATCAAGTCCTTCTGCCAGCCCGTGGACTACAAGGCGGCGTGCGAGCAGACGCTGGGGGAGACGGCCGGCAATGCGACGACCACGACGGAGCTGGCCAAGGCCATCTTCAAGGCCACCTCGGAGCGGATCGAGAAGGCCGTGGAGGAGTCCAGCCTGCTCAACGAGCTCAAACACGACCCACGCACGTCGGGCGCGCTCAAGAACTGCAAGGAGATGCTCCACTACGCCATCGACGACCTCAAGACCACCTTCGACCAGCTCGGCGGCTTCGAGATGACCAACTTCAAGCACGCCATGGACGACCTCAAGACGTGGCTCACCTCCGCGCTCACGTACCAGGAGACGTGCCTTGACGGCTTCGCCAACACCACGACGGACGCCTCCGCCAAGATGCGCAAGGCGCTTAACGTCTCCCAGGAGCTGACGGAGAACATCCTGTCCATCGTGGACGAGTTCGGGGATACCATCGCCAACCTGGACCTGTCCATCTTCAGCCGGCGGCTGCTCGGGCACGACGGCGCGCCCAGGTGGATGTCGGACTCCAAGCGGAGGCTGCTGGAGGTGTCTCCCAGCGAGCCCGACTTCAAGCCGGACATGACGGTGGCGGCGGACGGCAGCGGCGACTACAAGACCATCACCGAGGCGCTGGCCAAGGTGCCGCTCAAGAGCGAGGACACGTACGTGATGCACGTCAAGGAGGGCACGTACAAGGAGTACGTCTCCGTGGCGCGCAACGTGACGAACCTCGTCATGATCGGCGACGGGGCCGGCAAGACGGTCATCACGGGGGacaagaacttcatgatgaacatcaCCACCAAGGACACGGCCACCATGGAGGCGATCGGCAACGGCTTCTTCATGCGCGGGATCACCGTGGAGAACACGGCGGGCGCCAAGAACCACCAGGCCGTGGCGCTGAGGGTGCAGAGCGACCAGTCGGTGTTCTACGAGTGCCAGTTCGACGGGTACCAGGACACGCTCTACACGCACACGAGCCGGCAGTACTACCGAGACTGCACCGTGAGCGGCACCATCGACTTCATCTTCGGCAACGCGCAGGTGGTGTTCCAGAACTGCATCCTCCAGGTGCGCAAGTGCATGGAGAACCAGCAGAACATCATCACGGCGCAGGGGCGCAAGGAGAGGCACTCGGCCGGCGGCATCGTCATCCACAACTGCACCATCGAGCCGCACGCGGAGTTCAAAGACCACATGGGCAGGCTCCGGACGTTCCTGGGGCGGCCGTGGAAGGAGCACTCCCGCACCCTCTACATCCAGTCGGAGATCGGCGACCTGATCGACCCGCAGGGGTGGCTGCCGTGGCTCGGCGACTTCGCGCTCAGCACCTGCTACTACGCCGAGGTGGACAACCGGGGGCCGGGGGCCGACATGAGCAACCGCGTCACGTGGAAGGGCGTCAAGCACGTGACCTACCGGCAGGCGGAAGAGAAGTACACCGTGGAGAGGTTCATCCAGGGGAAGCTCTGGATCTCCAAGTACGGCGTGCCCTTCATCCCGGGGTTGCTGCCGCAGGAGCAGGCCGGCCACACTGATGACACTGAGCGAAGCTAG